The following DNA comes from Bdellovibrio svalbardensis.
TAAGCAGATCGCAAAAACTTTGCGGGAGATTGAAAAGAGCAGTCAGAAGTCTGATAACAAGAAAGTGATGTCCGCGGCGTATGCAGACTTGCAGAAGGAGTACCTGGAGGCCAGTACTTACTTCAAAGGTTCCACCGTAAAATTAATAACCTCGTTGAAAGAACCCCAACTGAAGACCTTTAAGACGAAAGCGGAAAAAGAAATCTCTGAGACAAAGCTGGCGCCGCCTGAGGTATTAAATGAAGAGCTGATTGGCCGATACAAACGTGGCCTTGAATTTTGGGTGGGTGACTTAACGACGGCACAGCAGCAAAGCATCGCCCAGTTTACTCGAGAGCATCCATTCCCTTGGAATGAAAAGATAAAGAATAAGGAAGCTATTTTGAATCGTTTTATGGCGGTCCATCAAGATCCCGTGCAATTGCGCAAGTTCTCAGAGGATTTTGTTTCAGAATATCCGAAGATCAGGATTCCCACCTATGCCACAGCTGTTACTGCTTATGAAAAGGAATTTCAAAATTTCCTTGATTCATTTTGGATCAGCTTAAGTCCGGAGCAAAAGAACCGACTTCAGGAGTATCTGATTGTTCGCGCCGACAAGTTAGAGCAATTGGCAAAAAGGCCCTAAAAAACTCTATGAAGTTTAGGCTTTCTCTGTATCATAAGACAGAGGGGGAGATATGTTGAAAGTTGTGCGGGTCGTTGTCAGCTGTATGATCTTTGGTGCTGTCACAGGTTGTACCACGGCAAAGAAATCGACGAGCAAAGAGTCCACAGCTCCAATGCATTCAAGAGATGAAGGGGGACCTTCGATTGACTACAATGCTTTGCAAACATATTTGCAACTTGATCGCGATCCTGAAACCTTGGGTTTTACAGAAAAATCATTTAATACCTGTGATGCGGGCTTTGGATATTCTCGTTCTCAGAACTGCCATAAGGAATATTTTGTCGTTCTTCATTTTCGTCTTTTATGCCGCGATTCCGAAGGAACAATATCAACCGTCCTGACAGAGAGCGATGTGACTCCGATTGCGGGGCGTCCCGTGAAATGGCAACTCAAGGGAGTTGCCGGAACGACGATGACCGATGGAAATGGCTATGGACAAATTCGTACAGTGGCTTCAAGTTCCCAGAATCGCCAGCGTCTTAAACTCACCGTAGGGAATGAATTTCTATATATGCGCTCCAACGAGATCACGAAGGTAATCACTCCGCGGCCTTGGTGTTCTCAGTAGGGCGCTCGGTGCGAATCCAATTGCCCAGAGCGGACCAGGCTTGGCGACCTTCAATCTGACTGTGATCGTAAACATCAATGCCCAGGCCCATGTTGTTGATAGACTTTAATGTGTCTTTGAATTCTTCGATTGTTGGGTTGACTGTAGTGGTTTGTCCATACCAAGGAGAAATCTCAACATGGATAATGGGTGTACTTCGGTTTCGGACGAAAGAAACAAAGTCATGGGCAGCTTTTTGAGTCCAGGCAGGGGTGAAGACCTCGCCACCGTATTCCGCGGCCCATTGTTGCCATAGAAATTCACCAGTCAAAATATCTATTTTTTCGGGACCTTTGAGATTCAATGCTCCATCAAAATCAAATCCAACTTGGTCACGGACTTGATCCGAAGTGAGCAATTTGCCGTCGTATCCTGAAGGCCAGGTTTGCACGACGGCAGCCCGAATATTGTGGGCGTGAGCGGTGCGAGCCACGCTGGCAATAAGTTCTGTCATTCC
Coding sequences within:
- a CDS encoding DUF6279 family lipoprotein, which encodes MTQIDQYFDLDTKQHEQLEQNIDADLDRLRKARFKQIAKTLREIEKSSQKSDNKKVMSAAYADLQKEYLEASTYFKGSTVKLITSLKEPQLKTFKTKAEKEISETKLAPPEVLNEELIGRYKRGLEFWVGDLTTAQQQSIAQFTREHPFPWNEKIKNKEAILNRFMAVHQDPVQLRKFSEDFVSEYPKIRIPTYATAVTAYEKEFQNFLDSFWISLSPEQKNRLQEYLIVRADKLEQLAKRP